The nucleotide sequence CGACGCGCGGGACCTTGTCGGCCAGGTGTTCGTTCCTCATCGGTTGAACCTGGTCGGCGGCTCTACCGAACTACACGCTCGCATGAACACCAAACGGATCGAGCGCATAGCGGCTAACTACGTCGCCTATGGCGGCGAAGTATTGATCGAGCCCGCGGCGAACTGGGCTCGTTCTTCGTCGTCCAGGTGCCGCTGACCGGTCGCAGCATGGTCAGCTACGGCGGCCAGGAGCTGCTCTCCACCCCTGAGATGGCCTCGGTGGTCTCGCCCACGATCGCGTTGACCCAGCGCTGGTCGGCGGACTGTGGTCAGCTGATCCTCCGGCTGGAACGGCCGGCGCTGGAGGCGCATCTACGCGACCTCATCGGTGCGCCGCTGCCCGAACCGGTGCGGTTCGAACTGGGCATGGACCTGCGCAGCGACTACGCGCGCAGCTGGGCGAGGTATCTCCGTGGGCTGGTCAGGGAGCTGGACCGGACCGATGGCAGCTTGATCAACAATCGGCTGTTCGCCACTGAGTTCGAGGACGGGCTCATGACGGCGTTGCTGCTCGCGCAACCACACAACTACTCGCACATGCTGGACGACTCCGAGCAGTCCGCCATCCCGAACCGAGCCGTCACGCTGGTGCGCGAGATGATCGAGAACCATCCTGAGTGGGAGCACACGGTCCGCAGTCTGGCCGCGGCGGCGCAGGTGGCTGTGCGCACCCTGCAACTGGGGTTCCGGCAGCATCTCGACACCACGCCCCGCGAGTACCTGCAGTCGGTCCGGATCCAGCGCGCCCGGCAGGAGCTCCTGGCCGCGCAGCGCGACACGCTCACCGTGAGCCAGGTGGTCTCGAGATGGGGCCTCGGTCACCCCGGCCGGTTCGCTGCTCTCTATCGCGAGCGATACGGCGAGCTGCCGTCGGAGACCCTGGCCCGCTGACCGCATCACTGCGCCAGCGGGCCGGGTCACCCGGCGTCACACGAACAGATCGAGCCTGAGGGCGATGTCGCGTGCCGTGGACAGAAGCGCCTCGATCGCGGGGAGCGCACCGTCCACGTCTTCGGCGGTGACGGTGTTGTCGCGCCCGGTGGGGTAGTTCAGGGTGGCCTGGCGCTGCCGGAGCAGTTCGAGATGCTCGAACTGCTCGCCGAACTGTGCGATCGTGCTCTGGCTCACGACGTCGCCGCTGCTGCCGGCAGCTGGACGCAGTCCCTGCGCGGCCAGCAGCCCGCAGCCGATGGTGTGCGCCGCCTGGCACACGAGGATGAACGCGGACCTCGGCGAGCCGGGCGCGACCTCCACGGCGGCGGTCAGATGGCGCTGGGCCGCGTCGAAGTAGGGACGGCCGTCGGCTCCGGGTCCGCTGAACAGCTCGAGCTGCCCGCTGGACAGCAGCCGGGCGATGACGTCGGCGCCCGCCTTCCAGGCATCACCCACAGGGGCGGCCGACTCCTCGAACGGCGCGATGCGCACGACGGCGGTGGCGCTGCGCTGCCGCGGCAGCGCCAGCGTGCCCGTTGCCGCCCTGCGGTGCGGTAGCCGCGTGTGGTCGCGGGTGGGCGCCACGCTGAACTGCACGGGACGATGAAGGCGGCGTCGCGCCCGCGTGGCGGCGGCGTGCAGCTCGGCCGGGTCGGGAGTCGCGTCCGGCCGCGCGGTGAGCCGCAACTGGATGGCGTCGGGCTCCGGTCCGAGCACGCCGGCGAACCGCTCGGCCCACGTGCCGACCAGTGCGATGCGGGCCACCGCCGCGACCCGGCTGAACTCCTCGCCGATGATCTGCGGTACTCCGTAGGTCACACGGATGAGCTCGGTCAGCGGTCCAATGGTCGGCTTGTCGCTCGCCGCACGCATCAGCCGGATGGCGCCCTCGTGGCGCGTGACCAGGATGCCGGCCTCCTCCAGCAGCTTCGCCTCCTTGGAGACCGACGCCAGCGAACCGCCGGCGTGGTCGGCCAGTTCCGTCAGGCTGAAGGCCCGATGCGGATTGAGGAGGGTGGCGGCCAGGATCCCTGCTTGGACCCGTGAGCGGAAGACGGGCAACAGCGCTGGTGTGCCCTGCTGGCGCCGGGTGCCCGAGTGCTCCGTTCCGCGCGTCGTGGCGACCGCCTGGCCCAGGCGGTTCTGCTGACGTGCCGCCACGGCACCGGCGTCCAGGCGGTCCGGCGGTATCTCGAGGACCACCGCGAGCCATCGTCGCCATTCACGTCGCGGCACCTGGCGGCCGCGCTCCCAGCGGGCGACCCGGTCACGGCCGACAGTGGGCCGGCCGGAGACCCGGGCGAGACGGTCCGCGAGGGCGTACTGGCTGAGGTGGAGCTGCTGGCGGGCTGAGCGAATGAGCTGACCGATGGGGGGCTGACCGGCGCTCTCGTGAAATTCACGATTCACTTTTGGACACCTCTTTCCATGCCGTCGTCCGGGGGTTTTCGACGGCACTCTCAATGAGCGTACGTCGGCCTATGTCCCAAAGTCGGTGCATTGTGCGACAGTCCTTGTCCACTTTGCGAATCCGCGATCCGGAAAGTCGCCCCCTGGTGCGACGGATTGCGATCTGTCAGTGTCGTCATGTGAAACGTCCATTGCATGGAGTGTGACTATGTCCGGGCAGTACATGCGACTCGAAGACATGCTGACGACCATGGATTCGTCGATTCGTGAATGTCTGACGATCATCGACAAGCACGCGGTCTCGACGATCTTCGTCGTCGACGCCGGTGGCCGCCTGGACGGCGCCGTGAGCGACCGGGCCATCAGGAGGGCTCTGGTCAGCGGCGCCGGGGTCGACGACACCATCGGTGAGCTGATCGCCGCGCCGGCCGCGACCGCGTCGCCAGGCGAAGGCAGGGCCGAGGTGCTGGACGTCATGCATGCCCTCGGCGTCGCCGAGATCCCGATCGTCGACGGCGACGGTCGTGTCGTCGGCGTTCACATCGAGCGAGAGATCGTCGGAGCGGAGCCGCTGGAGAACTGGGCGGTCGTGATGGCCGGCGGTCGCGGCACGCGACTCGCACCGTTGACCGATGACATTCCGAAGCCGATGTTGCCGGTGGCGGGACGGCCGATTCTGGAGCGCATCGTCCTGCATCTGGTCGGCTCCGGAATCAGGCGCATCTTCCTTTCGGTCAACTATCTGGGCGAGCTGATCGAGCACTACTTCGGTGACGGTTCCGCGTATGGATGCGCCATCGAATATCTGCGCGAGACTCCGGATCGGCCACTGGGTACGGGTGGTGCTCTCGGCCTGCTGGGTGCCGTGGGCGGGCGGGCGACGCACCCCGTCCTGGTGATGAACGGAGACCTCGTCACCGGCTTCTCGGTCGGGGAGCTGCTGGCCGCACATGCCGGCAGCGGCGCCGCCGCGACGATCGCGACGAGCGAGTACGAGCACCAGGTGCCCTTCGGGGTCCTGGAGTCGCGCGACGGGCGACTGGTTCGCATGATCGAGAAGCCGACGAGGTCCTGGCCGGTGAACGCCGGAATCTACGTGCTGTCGCCGAAACTCCTGCCGCGGGTGCCGCAGGGGG is from Jiangella alkaliphila and encodes:
- a CDS encoding AraC-like ligand-binding domain-containing protein; this encodes MTTTPLERYELFHTDDLDDARDLVGQVFVPHRLNLVGGSTELHARMNTKRIERIAANYVAYGGEVLIEPAANWARSSSSRCR
- a CDS encoding AraC family transcriptional regulator, with the protein product MPLTGRSMVSYGGQELLSTPEMASVVSPTIALTQRWSADCGQLILRLERPALEAHLRDLIGAPLPEPVRFELGMDLRSDYARSWARYLRGLVRELDRTDGSLINNRLFATEFEDGLMTALLLAQPHNYSHMLDDSEQSAIPNRAVTLVREMIENHPEWEHTVRSLAAAAQVAVRTLQLGFRQHLDTTPREYLQSVRIQRARQELLAAQRDTLTVSQVVSRWGLGHPGRFAALYRERYGELPSETLAR
- a CDS encoding transcriptional regulator, with the protein product MPSKTPGRRHGKRCPKVNREFHESAGQPPIGQLIRSARQQLHLSQYALADRLARVSGRPTVGRDRVARWERGRQVPRREWRRWLAVVLEIPPDRLDAGAVAARQQNRLGQAVATTRGTEHSGTRRQQGTPALLPVFRSRVQAGILAATLLNPHRAFSLTELADHAGGSLASVSKEAKLLEEAGILVTRHEGAIRLMRAASDKPTIGPLTELIRVTYGVPQIIGEEFSRVAAVARIALVGTWAERFAGVLGPEPDAIQLRLTARPDATPDPAELHAAATRARRRLHRPVQFSVAPTRDHTRLPHRRAATGTLALPRQRSATAVVRIAPFEESAAPVGDAWKAGADVIARLLSSGQLELFSGPGADGRPYFDAAQRHLTAAVEVAPGSPRSAFILVCQAAHTIGCGLLAAQGLRPAAGSSGDVVSQSTIAQFGEQFEHLELLRQRQATLNYPTGRDNTVTAEDVDGALPAIEALLSTARDIALRLDLFV
- a CDS encoding sugar phosphate nucleotidyltransferase, coding for MSGQYMRLEDMLTTMDSSIRECLTIIDKHAVSTIFVVDAGGRLDGAVSDRAIRRALVSGAGVDDTIGELIAAPAATASPGEGRAEVLDVMHALGVAEIPIVDGDGRVVGVHIEREIVGAEPLENWAVVMAGGRGTRLAPLTDDIPKPMLPVAGRPILERIVLHLVGSGIRRIFLSVNYLGELIEHYFGDGSAYGCAIEYLRETPDRPLGTGGALGLLGAVGGRATHPVLVMNGDLVTGFSVGELLAAHAGSGAAATIATSEYEHQVPFGVLESRDGRLVRMIEKPTRSWPVNAGIYVLSPKLLPRVPQGVLYPITELFDDCLSRGESVGLWPISDRWQDIGRPHELAQARGLSRESA